Genomic segment of Rhodocaloribacter litoris:
GACGGTTCGGACACTGACGTTGTAGCTTTCGGCGATGCGTTCATCGGTCCAGGCCGGTGCGCCCTGGCTCTGGTCTGCTTTGAGCAGCATGAAGGCTCGTTTGACCGGCGGGACACCTTTTGAACGCCGCTCAATGAGGTCATCGAGGTACTGGCGTTCGTTGTCATTGAGCGTGACGCAGTATTTTTTGGCCATGGCAGGAAGTGGCTTCAGGAGTGAGCGATTGTTGAAGCTACCATCCTGCCCGACAGATGATCCTTGACACGGCACTAGGTTTACAGGCCAGTATGCTCTCAGAGAGCACCCAGCCCCTCCTCCTGGAAAAGCTCCTTGAGGTCTTCGGCGATATCCTTAAACTCACCCCGGATCAGGCCAGGCTCCGCAAGGCCGATACCGACGGCGCGTCGTGGTTCGTTGCCTTCGACCAGGTCATCGACGGCATCCCGGTCGTCGGCACCGAAATCGGCTACACGATCGATCCCAAGGGCAATGTCGTGGCGCTGGGTGCGACCGTCTACCTGGATCTTGACGTAGCGACGACGCCTGCGCTTTCGAAAGAGGCGGCACTGGCGATGGCGCGCGCGGCCTTCGCTCTGGAGCCCCTCCGGGTCAAAGACGAGGGTACGCTCATGATACTCCCGATTCAGGAAGATCAGGGCGCGTCGATTCACCTGGCCTGGCGCGTCCGGCTCTTCTTGCTCACCCCATTGAAGGGCGTCACCTACTTCATTGATGCCCGGGATGGAACGGTCTTGCGGGACTGGAGCAACCTGCGGCATGCCCATTGGCCGGAATTCGGCGGCACCGTAGTTACCGTCGCGCCGCCGACTGATTTCACGTCGCGTAGCGCCGCCGCGTCTGCAGCGCCACTCGGGGGAAGTCTCTCGGGCACGGTCACCGGCTCGTACTATCCGGAACTTGTCTCCGACCCGCCGGTGACGACAGGATTCAAGACGACGGAGATAGAGGTTTATGATCTCATCGGCCGGCGGGTATTTCTGGGTAGTACCAGCGCCAGTGGCTCCTGGTCTACTCCCTACCTGGCCAGCGGCTACTATACGATCCGCCTCCCGCTGCAGAACGAGTGGGTTGAGTTGCACGACGCCAACGACAACGCCATCGAGCACACAGCCACGATCTGGGTGGGAGGTAACACCACGTACAACTACAACTGGACGGCGGATGATGCCCCCAACGTGCGCTACCATGCCAGCACCATGCATGATTTCTTCAAGGCATCACCCTTCAACTACAGTGGTATGGACTACCAAATGAACGCTTACATAGATCAAGTAGATGATTTGGGTAATCCTCTCAATGGAGCGGCCAACGGGACCGAGATTTTCTTTGGTACACAATCGGGGATCGATTGGGCACGTTCAAGCGACGTGGTAAACCATAAGTACGCACACAACACCATCTACAGCGTCTACGGAAACGATTTCATTGCCACGGTTGACTGCAGGGTCTATATACATCAGAGCTGCGCGATGGATGAGGGGTTATCGGACTACTTCGCCGGTGCCAAGAACAACGACGCCCTCATCGGCGAGGATGTGGGTGTGAATCGGAACCTCGACAATAACAGTTACAAATGGACCCAAGCTAACGGGAACCACTGGAACGGCCAGGTCATTGGTGGGGCGATGTGGGATGTTCGCCAAGTCGTCGGCTCGACCATCGGCGACGACCTCGCCTTCAAGGCACTCCAGATAACCCCACATGCATACGACTTCGATGCCTTTCGCACGAACGTTATTACGGCGGACAACACCTACTATGGCGGGATACATGTATGTGCCATCCAGAATGCGTTTTCTGCACACGGCGTCGGCACGGCCTGTCCCCCTCTTTCCGCCTCGATCAGCGGTCCTTCCTCTGTGATTTCCTATGAATTCAATACTTGGACCGCCGTTATCTCCGGTGGTCAGACACCTTATACATACTCGTGGGAGTTCATGCCCCAGTGTCCTGGTAGCGGGGCAGCCCCACAATGTGACGCATGGAATTACGGAGGAAATGCCAGCACGTTTACATATCGATCGACCGATGGATATAACTTCACGATCAAGCTCACGGTGACCGACGCGGTAGGTACACAGAAAACAACAACAAAGTACGTGACCGTCACGGGTGTTCCGAAGACTGGAATCCATTTGATCAATGAGGGGGCAGCTCTGCCCGAGTCCTATGCCCTGGAGGCAGCCTATCCGAACCCTTTCAGTACGACAACGGAACTCCGCTTTGCAATGCCGGAGGCCGGTCCTGTAACGCTAGTAATTTACGACGTAACGGGACGCGAGGTAATCCGGCTGGTGGATGGAATGCTTGCAGCGGGATATCACCGGGTGCGTTTTAACGCCGGTAGGCTGCCCAGTGGCGTGTACCTCTATCGGCTCATAGCGGGGACCTATACGAAAACGCGGCGCATGATCTTTATATAGCGCTACGCAGTAACATGGTCCGCAACAATTGTGGTTGCTTCAAGTTATTAGTAGCTCGTCTCCGCTCCGCTTGCTCCAGTGCTCATGAAAGCCCTCTCCCCTGATCTCAGAGAACGTATCGTGAAGGCCTACCTCAACGGGGAAGGCTCACAAAAACACATCGCCCAGCGCTTTTCCGTCTCTCAACGCACCGTCAGACGTCTGGTCAAACTCTACCGAAGCACCGGTTCGCTCTTACCCCGTACGCGCTTCAATGGCCGTAGCCCCATCCTCGGCCCACAAGACCGACAATGGCTGCTGCAACTGTTCAAGGAAAACCCGGATCTGACGCAGGAGCAACTGGCCCATCGCCTCACCGAAGCCGGACGTCCGGTCAGCCAACAGACCGTCAGCCGGGCCCTTAAGCGCCTGGGGATCACACGAAAAAAAAGACCTTGAGACCTTCCCAACAAGATCGTCCAGCGGTTCAAGCCGAGCGCATGGCTTTCAGGCAGCGTCTGTCCGAGATCGCCCCTGAGCGGATCAAGGTGGTCGATGAGAGCCGGGTGGAGGTGGGCATGCGGCTCCCCTACGGCTACAGTGTTCGCGGTGCGCGCTGCCATGAGCGCGCGCCGCTGCGCAGTCCGATTCGGCGTAGCTTGATCGGCTGGATGGGATTCGATGGGTCGGGGGTCGTGGCCACGCACGCAGGCACGGTGCGTGGGTGGACCTTTCGCGGGTTTGTGCGCCGGCACCTGGTCCCGTATCTGAGGCAGGGAGACGTCGTCATCTGGGACAATGCCACGATTCATGGTGTCGAGGGGATCAAGGACCTGAYCGAGGCGGCCGGGGCGGAGGTATTGCCGCTGCCGCGTTATAGTCCGGATCTGAGCCCGATCGAGTTGGCCTGGAACAAAATCAAGCATGTGGTCAAACGCGCGCGTGCAGAGACGGCGCAGGCGTTGGAGGCGTCCGTGGAGCAGGGGGTGGCCGCGGTTAGGCCCTCCGATGCCGTGGGGTGGTTCAAACACTGTGGTTATTTGGGTCAAAGTCCCTGAGTAGCGCTATAAAGTAGGGCACGTCGTTGCTCCGCTTAACGAAGCCGAGTCTGTGTTTCATGAAAGGGTCGCCCCCAACGAGGCGGCCCTTTCTTCATGCATAAATGTAGACGAGTCGAAGCAAAATGGGATCTTTTTCTAGCATGCTATGAGAAGTATTACACATACCATACATGCCTGCTGCCCGCGACACCTCCACCGCCCGTCAGAACCACGTCTCCACGCGGCGCAGGCCCTGCCGTTCAAGCCATTCCGTCACGGCGCGGACGGCCTCGCGGGCGCCGCGCGTGGTCAGCGGCTCGCCAAAGCGCTGCAGCGCCACCGCCACGCCGCGCTCCGGACGCGCAGGCGTCCGATGCGGCCAGGCCTTCACCAGCATCTCCTGCCGCAGGTCCTCCTCCTCCGAGAGCACGAGGAAAAGGAGGGCGTCGCCGGCCGGGTCGCGGTAGGCTTCGAGCAGGACCACGACGCCGCCGGGGAAGCGGTGCACCTCTTTCGTCAGCGGGGGGACGGCGCGCAGGTCGCCTTCAAGCAGGGCGTGTTGCATCTCGCAGAGTTCCAGGGTGGGTTCGTACGGGTCGGGGGCCTCGGCGGTCTTGGTGAAGACGGCGTGGTAGATGGGGCGGCGCTCCGCCTGCCACTTCAGCGCGTACTTCGTCTGAAGGGTGGCCGGCGGCGGCGGCCCCTCGGCCACGTCGAACAGGCCGGTGGTGCGGGCCTCGTCGCAGGCGAAGGCGAAGTACTCGGCGTGGTCGGTGGTCAGCAGCAGCGCCCCGCCGTCTTCGAGGCGCGTCGAGAGCAGGCGGAAGAAGCCGGCCTGCAGGAGGCGGTTCTTGTGATGCCGCTTCCGGGGCCAGGGGTCGGGGAAGTTGACGTAGACGCGGTGCAGCCCGTGCCGGGGGATGACGTTGCGGACGAGGAAGCGGCCGTGCCCCTTGTAGAGCCGGGCCGTACGCACGCCCTCGCGACGCAGGCGCTTGAAGGCCCGCGTCACCGAGCCGAGCGAGACCTCGGCGCCGAGCAGGTTCCAGTCCGGGTGCGCCCGCCCCAGGTGCACCAGGAAACGCCCGTCGCCGAAGCCGACCTCCAGCACCAGCGGCCCCGGCCGGCCGAAGAGGCGCTCGGGCGGAGTGGGGAACGTCAGCGAAGACGGGGTGATCAGCATGGGGGATTTTTGTATATCGTAGTGCGTAGTTCGTATTGCGTATTGTGTCTTTACCTTTACGCACCACGCACTACGCACCACGCACTACGCACCACGCACTACGCACCACGCACTACGCACCACGCACCACGCACTACGCACTTCATCTCACACGTCCTCCTCTTCGCCGGCCTTGCGGGCGCCGAGTTCGCGGTCGAGCATGAACAGGCCGGGGCCGTCGCCTTCGACCAGCTGCAGGCTGTCCAGGATCTCCTGCGCCACTTCTTCTTCCTCGACCTGCTCGTCGATGAACCAGTGCAGGAGCGTCTGGAGCGGGTAGTCGTGCTCCTTGCGGGCCAGTTCGTAGAGCTCGTGGATGCGGCCGGTGATGTAGCGCTCGTGTTCGAGCACCTGTTCGAAGGCTTCGCGGGCCGTCTCGAAGGTGACCTCCGGCTTCGCCAGGGCCTTCAGCTCGGGCGTGCCGCCGCGCCGGATCAGGAAGTCGAAAAACTTGAGGGCGTGCTGCGTCTCCTCCTGCCATTGCACGCGCATCCAGTGGGCGAACCCGCGCAGGTTCAGCGCCTCGAACCGCGCGGACATGGCCAGGTAGAGGTAGGCCGACTCGAACTCGGCCCTGATCTGCTCGTTGACGGCTTCCTGCACCTTCGGTTTTAGTGTCATGTCGGTTATCCGGTGGGTTGGTACCAGTTTCGGCTCGCCGCTGGAACGCCCGCCCGGCCCGGATGTTTTCGCCTCGCTGTGGGGAAGCGGCCGGCGAACCAAAGCCCGTTCCACCGGTAGAATGCATCCGGCCGCCCGCCGGCGTGCCTCTCCCGATCGTTCCAACGTCAAGCTCCGGACCGCCTTTCGAGTGAACGGCTACGACCTTTGTCCTTAAAGGCACGAAACGTACGAGACAGGTCCGATGACCCAGCCCTTATCGCGTATTCTGTGGGCCGACGACGAGATCGATCTGCTGCGCCCGCACATCCTCTTTCTGGAATCGAAAGGGTATGACGTCACCAGCGTCACCAACGGCACCGACGCCGTGGAGAAGGTGAAGGCGGGGCGCTACGACGTGGTGTTGCTCGACGAGCAGATGCCCGGCATGGGCGGGCTCGAGACGCTCTCCCGCATCAAGGACCTGGCGCCCGAGGTGCCCGTGGTGATGGTCACCAAGAGCGAGGAGGAGCACCTGATGGAGGAGGCCCTCGGCGGCCAGATCAGCGACTACCTGACCAAGCCCGTCAACCCCAGCCAGGTGCTGCTGACCTGCAAGCGGCTGCTCGAGCGCGCCCGTCTCCGCAGCGAACGTGCCTCGCAGGCCTACCTGCAGGCCT
This window contains:
- a CDS encoding T9SS type A sorting domain-containing protein — its product is MILDTALGLQASMLSESTQPLLLEKLLEVFGDILKLTPDQARLRKADTDGASWFVAFDQVIDGIPVVGTEIGYTIDPKGNVVALGATVYLDLDVATTPALSKEAALAMARAAFALEPLRVKDEGTLMILPIQEDQGASIHLAWRVRLFLLTPLKGVTYFIDARDGTVLRDWSNLRHAHWPEFGGTVVTVAPPTDFTSRSAAASAAPLGGSLSGTVTGSYYPELVSDPPVTTGFKTTEIEVYDLIGRRVFLGSTSASGSWSTPYLASGYYTIRLPLQNEWVELHDANDNAIEHTATIWVGGNTTYNYNWTADDAPNVRYHASTMHDFFKASPFNYSGMDYQMNAYIDQVDDLGNPLNGAANGTEIFFGTQSGIDWARSSDVVNHKYAHNTIYSVYGNDFIATVDCRVYIHQSCAMDEGLSDYFAGAKNNDALIGEDVGVNRNLDNNSYKWTQANGNHWNGQVIGGAMWDVRQVVGSTIGDDLAFKALQITPHAYDFDAFRTNVITADNTYYGGIHVCAIQNAFSAHGVGTACPPLSASISGPSSVISYEFNTWTAVISGGQTPYTYSWEFMPQCPGSGAAPQCDAWNYGGNASTFTYRSTDGYNFTIKLTVTDAVGTQKTTTKYVTVTGVPKTGIHLINEGAALPESYALEAAYPNPFSTTTELRFAMPEAGPVTLVIYDVTGREVIRLVDGMLAAGYHRVRFNAGRLPSGVYLYRLIAGTYTKTRRMIFI
- a CDS encoding helix-turn-helix domain-containing protein, encoding MKALSPDLRERIVKAYLNGEGSQKHIAQRFSVSQRTVRRLVKLYRSTGSLLPRTRFNGRSPILGPQDRQWLLQLFKENPDLTQEQLAHRLTEAGRPVSQQTVSRALKRLGITRKKRP
- a CDS encoding transposase → MAFRQRLSEIAPERIKVVDESRVEVGMRLPYGYSVRGARCHERAPLRSPIRRSLIGWMGFDGSGVVATHAGTVRGWTFRGFVRRHLVPYLRQGDVVIWDNATIHGVEGIKDLXEAAGAEVLPLPRYSPDLSPIELAWNKIKHVVKRARAETAQALEASVEQGVAAVRPSDAVGWFKHCGYLGQSP
- the trmB gene encoding tRNA (guanosine(46)-N7)-methyltransferase TrmB, whose translation is MLITPSSLTFPTPPERLFGRPGPLVLEVGFGDGRFLVHLGRAHPDWNLLGAEVSLGSVTRAFKRLRREGVRTARLYKGHGRFLVRNVIPRHGLHRVYVNFPDPWPRKRHHKNRLLQAGFFRLLSTRLEDGGALLLTTDHAEYFAFACDEARTTGLFDVAEGPPPPATLQTKYALKWQAERRPIYHAVFTKTAEAPDPYEPTLELCEMQHALLEGDLRAVPPLTKEVHRFPGGVVVLLEAYRDPAGDALLFLVLSEEEDLRQEMLVKAWPHRTPARPERGVAVALQRFGEPLTTRGAREAVRAVTEWLERQGLRRVETWF
- a CDS encoding ferritin, which encodes MTLKPKVQEAVNEQIRAEFESAYLYLAMSARFEALNLRGFAHWMRVQWQEETQHALKFFDFLIRRGGTPELKALAKPEVTFETAREAFEQVLEHERYITGRIHELYELARKEHDYPLQTLLHWFIDEQVEEEEVAQEILDSLQLVEGDGPGLFMLDRELGARKAGEEEDV